Proteins from a single region of Punica granatum isolate Tunisia-2019 chromosome 8, ASM765513v2, whole genome shotgun sequence:
- the LOC116187847 gene encoding uncharacterized protein LOC116187847 isoform X2 codes for MFRFVLIVGLNDWIEEKLMENRVGSSHGAQTPKRSRSLDLKSLYKSKASKESSKEAWSKTLKRKGSSVYSSGEENSKKRIKKDALVSNPKNADRNSKKSLAELYNGDLDAGLKGSGSTERENGISLSLSGDAIRIPKRKRGFVGRKKVEAPGAAELPSQSASVQGSSDQATKLEHDDAGNGVNSASDMHAESIRDTSTKEDRACPVNLDQHPKEEADLPAKSNDPSLKKPRKNRRKKKNVEATAGKFVQVAEPLNNDSARKCNDMPEEDEENLEENAAMMLSSRFDPSCTGFGSNSKASMASKSKPSFSSYGRNSASCHDRSGPASLDANNWKLRPRKQHKERGLMRKRRHFYDIVADELDPLWVLDKKIKVFWPLDEKWYYGLVNDYDEERKLHHIKYDDRDEEWVDLRNEKIKILLLRCEVPGMAARKNAASVVHKRKQNLKPTKEGKKRGLSGADDNGVMDSEPIISWLARSKTSTSLGMKRTSISHGVKKQKISPVSLHPAPSLLNGDKVSLKGSVDDGSLRRKERKSHPKSALADRPGGSADSGLKSAISLKERKLPIVYVRRHFRKSTEAFLGKKEDGDFLASDLTCGVSASTADKSEAIDCDISLGKSDPHWSSWSIADSSLQELNTISFKPGECRFELCIPINSFSSHSLGARNLWLFHALPQQGMLMILWPKVHLEMLFVDSVVGLRFLLFEGSLKEAVEFIFLVLALFAPSHDEEKNIDIQVPATSISFKFASVQGCRRQLVFAFYNFFKLKPSKWMYLDLKLMRHCLLTKWLPLSECTYDNIRLLQNGTSRLPASSQCGPSLKKKYRPGKCQLSALKGGNHLNANHSCNFNRSCRSLPPFALSFAAAPTFFLGLHLQLLMKHTVFEASALTVWEHDSAEHPENDEADSGKTDIPNDHPDTNLHASGASKASLSLDLGTDEHSEKNHAELERSPGSPTIRDIPQKTYSRSLTNGISVEIPQFNQLEKPVDRELRSLPQPNDLASHANGGIIPSPNPTAPRTVWHRTRSSLSCGNSSRGWADVKVDSLQNGFVSGPKKPRTQVSYLLPLSGFDLSSKHRSLHPKNVPHKRIRRPNEKRASDTGRRNFDLLSCEANVLVKHGDRGWRECGAQIVLELAEQNEWKLAVKISGKTQFSYKAHQFLQPGSTNRYTHAMMWKGGKDWTLEFPDRGQWALFKEMHEECYNRNIRAASVKSIPIPGVHLVDENDDSAEGMFIRSSTKYYRQVETDVEMALNPSRVLYDMDSEDEKWISENQSPDVGGRNFNQLSEEVFERTMDMFEKAAYVQQRDQFTPDKVEELVSGASAGPLELTKTIYEHWRQKRQKKGMPLIRHLQPPSWERYKKQVKEWEQIANKANSALPNGCKKAPATEKPPMFAFCMKPRGLEVPNKGSKQRSHKKMSVSGHNHVVYGGDHDGFHAYGRRSNGYTFGDERVIYPGHNYEYLEDYSPLARFSSRDVSNHGYFSMGSDGYYYPALRKNKSKKFGSLISPHDRRIAASYSPRAATGWKNGVHHRNYQLEAFRGPLDGSEMDEFTIRDASGTAEHARNLAKLKRERARRMFDRADLAIHKAVTALMTAEAMKASSEDLNGRE; via the exons ATGTTTCGTTTTGTGCTGATCGTG GGTTTAAACGATTGGATTGAGGAAAAGTTGATGGAAAATAGAGTTGGAAGCTCACATGGAGCTCAGACCCCGAAGAGATCGAGATCTCTGGACCTCAAGAGCTTGTACAAGTCAAAAGCTTCGAAGGAGAGTTCGAAGGAGGCCTGGAGTAAGACCTTGAAGCGGAAAGGCAGCTCAGTGTACAGTTCTGGCGAGGAGAATAGCAAGAAGAGGATTAAAAAGGATGCCCTTGTTAGTAATCCGAAGAATGCTGATAGGAACAGTAAGAAGAGTTTAGCTGAACTGTATAATGGTGATCTTGATGCGGGTTTGAAGGGTTCTGGCTCGactgagagagagaatggCATTTCGCTTAGTTTGAGTGGCGATGCGATACGAATCCCGAAAAGGAAACGGGGTTTTGTTGGGCGTAAGAAAGTTGAAGCTCCTGGAGCGGCGGAGCTGCCGAGCCAGTCTGCTAGTGTCCAAGGTTCGAGTGATCAAGCCACAAAGTTGGAGCATGATGATGCGGGCAATGGGGTCAACTCTGCTAGTGATATGCATGCAGAATCCATTCGCGATACAAGTACCAAAGAAGACAGAGCTTGTCCAGTGAATTTGGACCAGCATCCAAAGGAGGAAGCTGATCTTCCCGCCAAAAGTAACGACCCGTCGTTGAAGAAGCCCCGGAAGAATCGccggaagaagaagaatgtgGAAGCGACTGCTGGAAAGTTTGTTCAGGTGGCTGAGCCGCTAAATAATGACTCAGCTAGGAAATGCAATGATATGCCAGAAGAGGATGAGGAGAATCTCGAGGAGAATGCAGCTATGATGCTATCGTCGCGGTTTGATCCAAGTTGCACTGGATTTGGATCTAACAGCAAGGCATCTATGGCATCTAAATCCAAGCCTTCCTTTTCTAGTTATGGTCGAAATTCTGCAAGTTGTCATGACAGGTCAGGTCCGGCATCTTTAGATGCAAATAATTGGAAATTACGACCAAGGAAACAACACAAAGAAAGAGGGCTCATGAGGAAAAGACGGCATTTCTATGATATCGTTGCGGATGAATTGGATCCACTTTGGGTGCTGGACAAGAAGATAAAGGTTTTCTGGCCTCTGGATGAGAAGTGGTATTATGGGCTGGTAAATGACTATGATGAGGAAAGAAAACTTCACCACATTAAATACGACGATCGTGACGAAGAATGGGTAGATCTTAGAAacgaaaaaatcaaaatcttgCTGCTTCGCTGTGAAGTCCCTGGTATGGCTGCACGGAAAAATGCGGCTTCCGTGGTACACAAGAGGAAGCAAAATCTGAAGCCCACAAAGGAAGGCAAGAAGAGAGGTTTGAGTGGAGCTGATGATAATGGTGTAATGGACTCAGAGCCAATTATTTCATGGTTGGCAAGATCCAAGACATCGACCTCTCTTGGTATGAAGAGAACATCTATTTCCCATGGGGTGAAGAAGCAAAAGATATCCCCTGTGTCTTTGCATCCGGCTCCTTCCCTGTTGAATGGTGACAAGGTCAGTCTCAAGGGAAGTGTGGATGATGGTTCCttgagaagaaaagaaaggaaatctCATCCAAAATCTGCTTTAGCAGACAGGCCTGGAGGAAGCGCTGATAGTGGCTTGAAGAGTGCCATTTCTCTTAAAGAGAGAAAGCTTCCTATTGTGTATGTAAGAAGGCATTTTCGCAAGTCCACAGAAGCCTTTTTGGGTAAAAAGGAGGATGGTGATTTCCTTGCATCTGATCTGACATGTGGTGTTTCTGCTTCTACCGCCGATAAATCCGAGGCTATTGACTGTGATATTTCTCTTGGAAAGTCAGATCCTCACTGGTCTTCCTGGTCAATTGCTGATTCAAGCCTACAGGAGCTGAATACAATATCATTTAAACCAGGAGAATGTAGATTTGAATTATGTATACCCATTAATTCCTTTTCGAGTCATTCCTTGGGAGCCCGGAACCTCTGGTTGTTCCATGCTCTGCCTCAACAGGGTATGCTGATGATTTTGTGGCCAAAAGTTCATCTGGAGATGCTTTTTGTTGATAGTGTTGTTGGTTTAAGGTTTCTCTTGTTTGAAGGCAGCTTGAAGGAGGCTGTGGAATTCATTTTTCTTGTACTGGCATTATTTGCTCCAAGTCATGACGAGGAGAAAAACATCGACATACAAGTGCCAGCAACTTCAATAAGTTTCAAATTTGCTTCTGTTCAAGGTTGCAGGCGGCAGCTGGTTTTTGCATTTTACAATTTCTTCAAATTGAAACCCTCAAAGTGGATGTACCTAGACTTGAAGCTGATGAGGCATTGTCTACTCACCAAGTGGCTGCCTTTATCTGAATGCACATACGACAATATCAGACTGCTCCAAAATGGAACAAGCAGATTACCTGCATCTTCTCAGTGTGGTCCTTCGCTTAAG AAGAAATACAGGCCTGGAAAATGCCAGTTGAGTGCACTGAAAGGTGGAAATCACTTGAATGCAAACCATTCTTGTAATTTTAATCGCAGCTGCCGATCGCTTCCTCCatttgccctttcttttgctGCTGCTCCCACTTTCTTTCTTGGCCTGCATCTCCAACTTCTCATGAAGCATACTGTTTTTGAAGCTTCTGCTCTCACTGTTTGGGAACATGATTCTGCGGAACATCCAGAAAATGACGAAGCTGATTCTGGGAAAACTGACATTCCCAATGATCATCCAGACACTAATCTCCATGCTTCTGGAGCCTCCAAGGCTTCCTTGAGTCTTGATTTGGGTACTGATGAACACTCAGAGAAAAACCATGCTGAGTTGGAAAGGTCGCCTGGGTCTCCTACCATCAGAGATATACCTCAAAAGACTTATTCTAGGTCTTTGACGAATGGAATCAGTGTTGAGATCCCGCAGTTTAATCAATTAGAAAAGCCAGTTGATCGGGAATTGCGGAGTCTCCCACAGCCTAATGATTTGGCTTCGCATGCTAATGGGGGAATTATTCCTAGCCCAAATCCCACTGCTCCCAGAACAGTGTGGCATCGAACCAGAAGTAGTTTGTCGTGTGGAAACTCTTCCCGTGGGTGGGCAGATGTGAAAGTGGACTCGCTCCAGAATGGCTTTGTAAGCGGACCTAAGAAGCCGCGGACTCAGGTTTCATACTTACTGCCACTTAGTGGTTTCGACTTGAGCTCAAAGCACAGAAGTCTCCACCCAAAGAATGTTCCTCACAAGAGAATCAGGAGGCCAAATGAGAAGAGGGCGTCTGATACTGGGCGGAGGAACTTTGATCTGTTATCGTGCGAGGCGAACGTGTTGGTCAAACATGGTGATAGAGGATGGAGAGAATGTGGGGCCCAGATAGTACTAGAGCTTGCCGAGCAGAATGAGTGGAAGCTTGCTGTAAAAATCTCAGGAAAAACACAGTTTTCTTACAAGGCACATCAGTTTTTGCAGCCCGGTTCAACTAATCGGTACACACATGCCATGATGTGGAAAGGAGGAAAGGACTGGACTCTGGAGTTTCCAGACAGGGGCCAGTGGGCTCTTTTCAAGGAGATGCATGAAGAGTGCTACAATCGGAATATTCGTGCTGCATCAGTGAAAAGCATTCCCATTCCTGGTGTCCATTTGGTAGATGAGAATGATGATAGTGCGGAGGGGATGTTCATCCGGAGTTCAACAAAGTACTATAGGCAGGTTGAAACAGATGTGGAGATGGCACTGAACCCTTCACGTGTCCTCTATGACATGGACAGTGAAGATGAGAAGTGGATATCTGAAAATCAGAGTCCTGACGTCGGGGGCCGTAACTTCAATCAGTTGTCTGAGGAGGtgtttgagaggacaatggacATGTTCGAGAAGGCTGCATATGTGCAGCAGCGTGATCAGTTCACTCCTGATAAAGTAGAAGAGCTTGTGAGTGGTGCGAGTGCGGGGCCCCTGGAGCTGACAAAGACCATCTATGAACACTGGCGGCAGAAGAGGCAAAAGAAGGGAATGCCTCTGATCAGACATCTCCAG CCGCCTTCATGGGAGAGGTACAAAAAACAAGTAAAAGAATGGGAGCAAATTGCAAATAAGGCTAATTCTGCTCTTCCTAATGGCTGCAAGAAGGCCCCAGCGACTGAGAAGCCGCCTATGTTTGCTTTCTGTATGAAGCCGAGGGGCTTGGAAGTTCCTAACAAGGGATCGAAGCAGAGATCCCACAAGAAAATGTCAGTTTCCGGGCACAATCATGTTGTTTATGGAGGAGATCATGATGGTTTTCATGCTTACG GGAGACGATCCAATGGTTATACTTTTGGAGACGAAAGGGTCATTTACCCGGGCCATAATtatgagtacctcgaagatTATTCTCCACTCGCTCGATTCTCATCTCGAGATGTATCCAATCATGGGTATTTCTCCATGGGTAGTGATGGCTATTACTATCCTGCTCTTCGCAAGAACAAGTCAAAGAAGTTTGGGTCTCTGATATCCCCCCATGACAGAAGAATAGCAGCTAGTTATAGTCCTAGAGCTGCTACAGGATGGAAAAATGGTGTGCATCATAGGAATTACCAGTTAGAAGCATTTCGAGGACCACTGGATGGTTCAGAGATGGATGAGTTCACCATCCGGGATGCTTCTGGTACTGCAGAACATGCTCGAAACTTGGCCAAGTTGAAGCGAGAGAGGGCGAGGAGGATGTTTGACAGAGCAGATCTCGCCATTCACAAGGCTGTGACCGCTCTCATGACTGCTGAGGCAATGAAAGCTTCTTCGGAGGACTTGAACGGCAGGGAGTAG
- the LOC116187847 gene encoding uncharacterized protein LOC116187847 isoform X5: MFRFVLIVGLNDWIEEKLMENRVGSSHGAQTPKRSRSLDLKSLYKSKASKESSKEAWSKTLKRKGSSVYSSGEENSKKRIKKDALVSNPKNADRNSKKSLAELYNGDLDAGLKGSGSTERENGISLSLSGDAIRIPKRKRGFVGRKKVEAPGAAELPSQSASVQGSSDQATKLEHDDAGNGVNSASDMHAESIRDTSTKEDRACPVNLDQHPKEEADLPAKSNDPSLKKPRKNRRKKKNVEATAGKFVQVAEPLNNDSARKCNDMPEEDEENLEENAAMMLSSRFDPSCTGFGSNSKASMASKSKPSFSSYGRNSASCHDRSGPASLDANNWKLRPRKQHKERGLMRKRRHFYDIVADELDPLWVLDKKIKVFWPLDEKWYYGLVNDYDEERKLHHIKYDDRDEEWVDLRNEKIKILLLRCEVPGMAARKNAASVVHKRKQNLKPTKEGKKRGLSGADDNGVMDSEPIISWLARSKTSTSLGMKRTSISHGVKKQKISPVSLHPAPSLLNGDKVSLKGSVDDGSLRRKERKSHPKSALADRPGGSADSGLKSAISLKERKLPIVYVRRHFRKSTEAFLGKKEDGDFLASDLTCGVSASTADKSEAIDCDISLGKSDPHWSSWSIADSSLQELNTISFKPGECRFELCIPINSFSSHSLGARNLWLFHALPQQGMLMILWPKVHLEMLFVDSVVGLRFLLFEGSLKEAVEFIFLVLALFAPSHDEEKNIDIQVPATSISFKFASVQGCRRQLVFAFYNFFKLKPSKWMYLDLKLMRHCLLTKWLPLSECTYDNIRLLQNGTSRLPASSQCGPSLKKKYRPGKCQLSALKASALTVWEHDSAEHPENDEADSGKTDIPNDHPDTNLHASGASKASLSLDLGTDEHSEKNHAELERSPGSPTIRDIPQKTYSRSLTNGISVEIPQFNQLEKPVDRELRSLPQPNDLASHANGGIIPSPNPTAPRTVWHRTRSSLSCGNSSRGWADVKVDSLQNGFVSGPKKPRTQVSYLLPLSGFDLSSKHRSLHPKNVPHKRIRRPNEKRASDTGRRNFDLLSCEANVLVKHGDRGWRECGAQIVLELAEQNEWKLAVKISGKTQFSYKAHQFLQPGSTNRYTHAMMWKGGKDWTLEFPDRGQWALFKEMHEECYNRNIRAASVKSIPIPGVHLVDENDDSAEGMFIRSSTKYYRQVETDVEMALNPSRVLYDMDSEDEKWISENQSPDVGGRNFNQLSEEVFERTMDMFEKAAYVQQRDQFTPDKVEELVSGASAGPLELTKTIYEHWRQKRQKKGMPLIRHLQPPSWERYKKQVKEWEQIANKANSALPNGCKKAPATEKPPMFAFCMKPRGLEVPNKGSKQRSHKKMSVSGHNHVVYGGDHDGFHAYGRRSNGYTFGDERVIYPGHNYEYLEDYSPLARFSSRDVSNHGYFSMGSDGYYYPALRKNKSKKFGSLISPHDRRIAASYSPRAATGWKNGVHHRNYQLEAFRGPLDGSEMDEFTIRDASGTAEHARNLAKLKRERARRMFDRADLAIHKAVTALMTAEAMKASSEDLNGRE, translated from the exons ATGTTTCGTTTTGTGCTGATCGTG GGTTTAAACGATTGGATTGAGGAAAAGTTGATGGAAAATAGAGTTGGAAGCTCACATGGAGCTCAGACCCCGAAGAGATCGAGATCTCTGGACCTCAAGAGCTTGTACAAGTCAAAAGCTTCGAAGGAGAGTTCGAAGGAGGCCTGGAGTAAGACCTTGAAGCGGAAAGGCAGCTCAGTGTACAGTTCTGGCGAGGAGAATAGCAAGAAGAGGATTAAAAAGGATGCCCTTGTTAGTAATCCGAAGAATGCTGATAGGAACAGTAAGAAGAGTTTAGCTGAACTGTATAATGGTGATCTTGATGCGGGTTTGAAGGGTTCTGGCTCGactgagagagagaatggCATTTCGCTTAGTTTGAGTGGCGATGCGATACGAATCCCGAAAAGGAAACGGGGTTTTGTTGGGCGTAAGAAAGTTGAAGCTCCTGGAGCGGCGGAGCTGCCGAGCCAGTCTGCTAGTGTCCAAGGTTCGAGTGATCAAGCCACAAAGTTGGAGCATGATGATGCGGGCAATGGGGTCAACTCTGCTAGTGATATGCATGCAGAATCCATTCGCGATACAAGTACCAAAGAAGACAGAGCTTGTCCAGTGAATTTGGACCAGCATCCAAAGGAGGAAGCTGATCTTCCCGCCAAAAGTAACGACCCGTCGTTGAAGAAGCCCCGGAAGAATCGccggaagaagaagaatgtgGAAGCGACTGCTGGAAAGTTTGTTCAGGTGGCTGAGCCGCTAAATAATGACTCAGCTAGGAAATGCAATGATATGCCAGAAGAGGATGAGGAGAATCTCGAGGAGAATGCAGCTATGATGCTATCGTCGCGGTTTGATCCAAGTTGCACTGGATTTGGATCTAACAGCAAGGCATCTATGGCATCTAAATCCAAGCCTTCCTTTTCTAGTTATGGTCGAAATTCTGCAAGTTGTCATGACAGGTCAGGTCCGGCATCTTTAGATGCAAATAATTGGAAATTACGACCAAGGAAACAACACAAAGAAAGAGGGCTCATGAGGAAAAGACGGCATTTCTATGATATCGTTGCGGATGAATTGGATCCACTTTGGGTGCTGGACAAGAAGATAAAGGTTTTCTGGCCTCTGGATGAGAAGTGGTATTATGGGCTGGTAAATGACTATGATGAGGAAAGAAAACTTCACCACATTAAATACGACGATCGTGACGAAGAATGGGTAGATCTTAGAAacgaaaaaatcaaaatcttgCTGCTTCGCTGTGAAGTCCCTGGTATGGCTGCACGGAAAAATGCGGCTTCCGTGGTACACAAGAGGAAGCAAAATCTGAAGCCCACAAAGGAAGGCAAGAAGAGAGGTTTGAGTGGAGCTGATGATAATGGTGTAATGGACTCAGAGCCAATTATTTCATGGTTGGCAAGATCCAAGACATCGACCTCTCTTGGTATGAAGAGAACATCTATTTCCCATGGGGTGAAGAAGCAAAAGATATCCCCTGTGTCTTTGCATCCGGCTCCTTCCCTGTTGAATGGTGACAAGGTCAGTCTCAAGGGAAGTGTGGATGATGGTTCCttgagaagaaaagaaaggaaatctCATCCAAAATCTGCTTTAGCAGACAGGCCTGGAGGAAGCGCTGATAGTGGCTTGAAGAGTGCCATTTCTCTTAAAGAGAGAAAGCTTCCTATTGTGTATGTAAGAAGGCATTTTCGCAAGTCCACAGAAGCCTTTTTGGGTAAAAAGGAGGATGGTGATTTCCTTGCATCTGATCTGACATGTGGTGTTTCTGCTTCTACCGCCGATAAATCCGAGGCTATTGACTGTGATATTTCTCTTGGAAAGTCAGATCCTCACTGGTCTTCCTGGTCAATTGCTGATTCAAGCCTACAGGAGCTGAATACAATATCATTTAAACCAGGAGAATGTAGATTTGAATTATGTATACCCATTAATTCCTTTTCGAGTCATTCCTTGGGAGCCCGGAACCTCTGGTTGTTCCATGCTCTGCCTCAACAGGGTATGCTGATGATTTTGTGGCCAAAAGTTCATCTGGAGATGCTTTTTGTTGATAGTGTTGTTGGTTTAAGGTTTCTCTTGTTTGAAGGCAGCTTGAAGGAGGCTGTGGAATTCATTTTTCTTGTACTGGCATTATTTGCTCCAAGTCATGACGAGGAGAAAAACATCGACATACAAGTGCCAGCAACTTCAATAAGTTTCAAATTTGCTTCTGTTCAAGGTTGCAGGCGGCAGCTGGTTTTTGCATTTTACAATTTCTTCAAATTGAAACCCTCAAAGTGGATGTACCTAGACTTGAAGCTGATGAGGCATTGTCTACTCACCAAGTGGCTGCCTTTATCTGAATGCACATACGACAATATCAGACTGCTCCAAAATGGAACAAGCAGATTACCTGCATCTTCTCAGTGTGGTCCTTCGCTTAAG AAGAAATACAGGCCTGGAAAATGCCAGTTGAGTGCACTGAAAG CTTCTGCTCTCACTGTTTGGGAACATGATTCTGCGGAACATCCAGAAAATGACGAAGCTGATTCTGGGAAAACTGACATTCCCAATGATCATCCAGACACTAATCTCCATGCTTCTGGAGCCTCCAAGGCTTCCTTGAGTCTTGATTTGGGTACTGATGAACACTCAGAGAAAAACCATGCTGAGTTGGAAAGGTCGCCTGGGTCTCCTACCATCAGAGATATACCTCAAAAGACTTATTCTAGGTCTTTGACGAATGGAATCAGTGTTGAGATCCCGCAGTTTAATCAATTAGAAAAGCCAGTTGATCGGGAATTGCGGAGTCTCCCACAGCCTAATGATTTGGCTTCGCATGCTAATGGGGGAATTATTCCTAGCCCAAATCCCACTGCTCCCAGAACAGTGTGGCATCGAACCAGAAGTAGTTTGTCGTGTGGAAACTCTTCCCGTGGGTGGGCAGATGTGAAAGTGGACTCGCTCCAGAATGGCTTTGTAAGCGGACCTAAGAAGCCGCGGACTCAGGTTTCATACTTACTGCCACTTAGTGGTTTCGACTTGAGCTCAAAGCACAGAAGTCTCCACCCAAAGAATGTTCCTCACAAGAGAATCAGGAGGCCAAATGAGAAGAGGGCGTCTGATACTGGGCGGAGGAACTTTGATCTGTTATCGTGCGAGGCGAACGTGTTGGTCAAACATGGTGATAGAGGATGGAGAGAATGTGGGGCCCAGATAGTACTAGAGCTTGCCGAGCAGAATGAGTGGAAGCTTGCTGTAAAAATCTCAGGAAAAACACAGTTTTCTTACAAGGCACATCAGTTTTTGCAGCCCGGTTCAACTAATCGGTACACACATGCCATGATGTGGAAAGGAGGAAAGGACTGGACTCTGGAGTTTCCAGACAGGGGCCAGTGGGCTCTTTTCAAGGAGATGCATGAAGAGTGCTACAATCGGAATATTCGTGCTGCATCAGTGAAAAGCATTCCCATTCCTGGTGTCCATTTGGTAGATGAGAATGATGATAGTGCGGAGGGGATGTTCATCCGGAGTTCAACAAAGTACTATAGGCAGGTTGAAACAGATGTGGAGATGGCACTGAACCCTTCACGTGTCCTCTATGACATGGACAGTGAAGATGAGAAGTGGATATCTGAAAATCAGAGTCCTGACGTCGGGGGCCGTAACTTCAATCAGTTGTCTGAGGAGGtgtttgagaggacaatggacATGTTCGAGAAGGCTGCATATGTGCAGCAGCGTGATCAGTTCACTCCTGATAAAGTAGAAGAGCTTGTGAGTGGTGCGAGTGCGGGGCCCCTGGAGCTGACAAAGACCATCTATGAACACTGGCGGCAGAAGAGGCAAAAGAAGGGAATGCCTCTGATCAGACATCTCCAG CCGCCTTCATGGGAGAGGTACAAAAAACAAGTAAAAGAATGGGAGCAAATTGCAAATAAGGCTAATTCTGCTCTTCCTAATGGCTGCAAGAAGGCCCCAGCGACTGAGAAGCCGCCTATGTTTGCTTTCTGTATGAAGCCGAGGGGCTTGGAAGTTCCTAACAAGGGATCGAAGCAGAGATCCCACAAGAAAATGTCAGTTTCCGGGCACAATCATGTTGTTTATGGAGGAGATCATGATGGTTTTCATGCTTACG GGAGACGATCCAATGGTTATACTTTTGGAGACGAAAGGGTCATTTACCCGGGCCATAATtatgagtacctcgaagatTATTCTCCACTCGCTCGATTCTCATCTCGAGATGTATCCAATCATGGGTATTTCTCCATGGGTAGTGATGGCTATTACTATCCTGCTCTTCGCAAGAACAAGTCAAAGAAGTTTGGGTCTCTGATATCCCCCCATGACAGAAGAATAGCAGCTAGTTATAGTCCTAGAGCTGCTACAGGATGGAAAAATGGTGTGCATCATAGGAATTACCAGTTAGAAGCATTTCGAGGACCACTGGATGGTTCAGAGATGGATGAGTTCACCATCCGGGATGCTTCTGGTACTGCAGAACATGCTCGAAACTTGGCCAAGTTGAAGCGAGAGAGGGCGAGGAGGATGTTTGACAGAGCAGATCTCGCCATTCACAAGGCTGTGACCGCTCTCATGACTGCTGAGGCAATGAAAGCTTCTTCGGAGGACTTGAACGGCAGGGAGTAG